A region of Oncorhynchus masou masou isolate Uvic2021 chromosome 29, UVic_Omas_1.1, whole genome shotgun sequence DNA encodes the following proteins:
- the LOC135519707 gene encoding LOW QUALITY PROTEIN: matrilin-2-like (The sequence of the model RefSeq protein was modified relative to this genomic sequence to represent the inferred CDS: inserted 1 base in 1 codon), producing the protein PESLCKGKPLDFVFIIDSSRSVRPSDYEKVKXFITNILAFLDVGPEATRVGLLQYGSMLQNEFSHNTYSNKADVERVVKAMDHLATGTMTGLAIQYTMETAFTEPEGARPADMHIPRIAMIITDGHPQDTVEEVAAQARQAGIQIFAIGVGRVDMNTLRVIGSEPHSEHVYLVANFSQIETLTSVFQSNLCGGTDLCSVMDHQCDHLCVSTSSSYMCRCRRGYTLNSDGKTCRAEDPCDVVDHGCAHFCANMPGVLGYECHCRLGYELNEDERTCRRIDDCDLGNHGCQHDCVSSPESYVCRCTRGYVLNRDGKTCSSKFITPLVLLTAELDPCSLGNHGCEHDCVNTEDSFVCRCREGYKLRPDNRTCQKAVCGDGVMDLVFVIDGSKSLGPANFDLAKQFVNSIVYSLDVSGTGTHVGLLQYSSKVRTEFILGQYTSGRDINRAVSRMQYMGRGSMTGAALRHMFEYSFSAKEGARPDMPRVSIVFTDGRSQDDVSKWATKAKDAGITIYALGVGKAIEGELREIASEPDDKDLYYAEDFSNMGEITDKLKSRICKEKPSPQDMCKCENVMLFQRQVSEQFRRLTQNIDVVSKRMETLENQLGHK; encoded by the exons CGACTACGAAAAGGTCA ATTTCATCACCAACATCCTGGCCTTCCTGGACGTGGGGCCGGAGGCGACGCGCGTCGGACTGCTGCAGTACGGCAGCATGCTGCAGAACGAGTTCTCCCACAACACCTACAGCAACAAG GCAGATGTTGAGCGGGTGGTGAAGGCCATGGACCACCTGGCCACCGGCACCATGACCGGCCTGGCTATCCAGTACACCATGGAGACAGCCTTCACCGAGCCAGAGGGTGCCCGACCCGCCGACATGCACATCCCCCGCATCGCCATGATCATAACGGACGGGCACCCCCAGGACACGGTGGAGGAGGTGGCAGCACAGGCCCGACAGGCAGGCATCCAGATATTCGCCATTGGAGTGGGCAGGGTGGATATGAACACGCTGCGGGTCATCGGGAGTGAGCCCCACTCAGAGCATGTGTACCTGGTGGCCAACTTCAGCCAGATAGAGACCCTCACCTCCGTCTTCCAGTCCAATCTGTGTGGAG gTACAGACCTGTGCTCTGTGATGGACCATCAGTGTGATCACCTCTGTGTGAGCACCTCATCCTCCTACATGTGCCGGTGCAGAAGGGGTTACACCCTTAACTCCGATGGCAAGACCTGCCGCG CGGAAGACCCGTGTGATGTGGTGGACCATGGCTGTGCCCACTTCTGTGCCAACATGCCAGGGGTACTCGGCTACGAGTGTCACTGCCGGCTTGGGTATGAACTCAACGAGGACGAGAGGACGTGCCGAA gaATAGATGACTGTGACCTGGGGAACCATGGCTGTCAGCATGACTGTGTCAGCTCTCCTGAGTCATACGTCTGTAGATGCACGAGGGGCTATGTTCTCAACCGCGATGGCAAGACCTGCAGCAGTAAATTCATCACTCCTCTGGTT TTACTCACGGCAGAGCTGGATCCATGTTCCCTTGGTAACCATGGCTGTGAGCATGACTGTGTGAACACTGAAGATTCATTTGTGTGTCGATGTCGAGAAGGCTACAAACTCAGACCTGATAACAGAACCTGCCAGA AGGCAGTGTGTGGAGATGGAGTGATGGATCTGGTATTTGTAATTGACGGTTCTAAGAGCCTGGGACCGGCCAACTTTGACCTTGCCAAGCAGTTTGTGAACAGCATCGTGTACTCTCTGGACGTTTCCGGCACGGGCACCCACGTGGGGCTGCTGCAGTACTCCAGTAAGGTCCGCACAGAGTTCATTCTGGGTCAGTATACCTCAGGCCGGGACATCAACAGGGCCGTGTCGCGGATGCAGTACATGGGCAGAGGATCTATGACGGGCGCTGCCCTGCGTCACATGTTTGAGTACAGCTTCTCTGCCAAGGAGGGGGCCAGACCCGACATGCCACGGGTCAGTATCGTGTTCACCGACGGACGATCCCAGGATGATGTGTCGAAATGGGCCACTAAGGCAAAGGATGCCG GTATCACGATATATGCACTTGGTGTTGGTAAAGCCATCGAAGGGGAGCTCAGGGAAATTGCTTCCGAGCCAGATGATAAGGATTTGTACTATGCTGAAGATTTTAGCAACATGGGAGAAATTACAGACAAATTGAAGTCACGGATATGTAAAG AGAAACCCTCCCCTCAAGATATGTGTAAGTGTGAGAACGTGATGCTCTTCCAGAGGCAGGTCAGTGAACAGTTTAGGAGACTGACCCAGAATA TTGATGTTGTGTCAAAAAGGATGGAGACCCTTGAGAATCAGCTTGGACACAAATGA
- the LOC135520400 gene encoding E3 ubiquitin-protein ligase rnf146-like: protein MASCGEIDHTVSSLPSSKKGSGDSACSVSSGSSPALSVPECAICLQSCVHPVQLPCRHVFCFLCVKGASWQSKRCALCRQEVPEDFLEHPTLLSPEELKTGGWGATGDNAWYYEGRNGWWQYDERTSRELEDAFSKGKKTAEMLIAGFLYVADLENMVQYRRNEHGRRRKIKRDVVDIPKKGVAGLRLDTEGGTQGSAAAGRGNSADGADTSAAAVQQAAASPGTSTVLSAPARPPTSLGGQPGSPTSPSLEDTLALLHISPTDAPERAEVGEGEEGEEEATATPSMSSGPNTSVDGSGDWSDDDGEAVDPREQRLHLGESPEDRSPPGAEASSSSSVRSRRPDGQCTEV, encoded by the coding sequence ATGGCTAGCTGTGGTGAGATTGACCACACTGTGAGCTCGCTCCCATCCAGTAAGAAGGGGAGTGGTGACTCTGCCTGCTCTGTTTCCAGTGGCTCATCACCTGCCCTGTCTGTCCCAGAATGTGCCATTTGCCTGCAGAGCTGTGTCCACCCTGTCcagctaccctgccgccatgtCTTCTGCTTCCTGTGTGTGAAAGGGGCATCCTGGCAGAGCAAGCGCTGTGCTCTCTGTAGACAGGAGGTTCCCGAGGACTTCCTGGAGCACCCCACTCTGCTGTCCCCCGAAGAGCTTAAGACCGGAGGGTGGGGTGCCACAGGGGACAATGCCTGGTACTATGAGGGGAGGAATGGCTGGTGGCAGTATGACGAAAGGACCAGTCGTGAGCTGGAGGACGCTTTCTCCAAGGGCAAGAAGACGGCTGAGATGCTGATAGCCGGGTTCCTGTACGTGGCCGACCTGGAGAACATGGTGCAGTACCGGCGCAATGAACACGGCCGCCGCCGCAAGATAAAACGGGACGTTGTGGACATCCCCAAGAAAGGGGTGGCAGGCCTCCGTCTGGACACTGAGGGTGGCACGCAGGGGTCCGCTGCGGCAGGGAGAGGGAACTCTGCAGACGGGGCTGATACTTCAGCAGCCGCAGTGCAGCAGGCTGCAGCATCTCCAGGTACCTCCACAGTCCTGTCTGCTCCTGCCAGGCCTCCCACCTCTCTGGGGGGCCAGCCTGGCAGCCCGACCAGCCCCTCCCTGGAGGACACCCTGGCCCTGCTCCACATCAGTCCCACAGATGCGCCGGAGAGGGCTGAggttggggagggagaggagggggaagaagaggccACTGCTACACCCTCCATGTCATCCGGTCCTAACACCTCTGTGGATGGTTCTGGGGACTGGAGCGACGATGATGGGGAGGCAGTGGATCCCCGGGAGCAAAGACTGCATTTGGGGGAGAGCCCAGAGGACAGGTCCCCCCCTGGGGCTGAGGCCTCCAGCAGCAGTAGTGTGAGGTCGCGAAGGCCCGACGGCCAGTGTACTGAAGTGTGA